The Halopseudomonas sabulinigri genome window below encodes:
- a CDS encoding sensor histidine kinase — protein MNALSFRARLYAGVCLLFAVVLGSLLLVLLQQAEKDLVRELHASRSMALQLFDSLSRSATAPDAAQFSGLRHLRITDVKATPDATPPAAEPGDVPEWLARRLAPAVSERFPPLTLSFADSQQWRITPDAHDELAEIWESVQLLLLVFALALLLSLLTIHWALNRGLRAYHRLLDALQSIAGGQLRTRLSPSQQPEINRLAERFNGMAAALQRAEQRNQELTERLLSVQERERMQLAHALHDDLGQYLTGIRAQAFLLQRCDHSDSRTLTRLSSQLLSNCDGLQQGFRRLVRDLHPVVLERLGLEQALAQLTEQWQQQQGVECRLELDGQLPGLRLEARAHLYRLLQEALNNVARHARARCVWVRLSQEQDLLLVSVQDDGSGMVTPVQWGIGMHSMRERARCLGSPLQVNSAAGEGVVLGLRIPLGAVA, from the coding sequence ATGAACGCGCTCTCGTTTCGCGCCCGTCTGTATGCCGGCGTCTGCCTGCTGTTTGCCGTGGTGCTCGGCAGCCTGCTGCTGGTGTTGTTGCAGCAGGCCGAAAAAGACCTGGTGCGCGAGCTGCACGCCAGCCGGTCGATGGCGCTGCAGTTGTTCGATAGCCTCTCGCGCTCGGCCACCGCGCCAGACGCCGCCCAGTTCAGTGGGCTACGGCACCTGCGCATCACCGACGTAAAGGCCACACCCGATGCCACGCCGCCGGCCGCCGAGCCTGGCGACGTGCCTGAGTGGCTGGCGCGGCGGCTGGCCCCGGCGGTCAGCGAACGCTTCCCGCCGCTGACGCTGTCGTTTGCCGACAGCCAGCAATGGCGAATCACCCCAGATGCCCACGACGAGCTGGCTGAAATCTGGGAGTCGGTACAGTTGCTGCTGCTGGTGTTTGCGCTGGCGCTGCTGCTCTCACTGCTGACCATCCACTGGGCACTGAATCGCGGTTTGCGCGCCTATCACCGCTTGCTGGATGCCCTGCAGTCCATCGCCGGAGGCCAGTTACGTACCCGCCTGAGCCCCAGCCAGCAGCCAGAGATCAACCGTCTGGCAGAACGCTTCAACGGCATGGCTGCCGCGCTGCAGCGGGCCGAGCAGCGCAATCAGGAGCTGACCGAGCGGCTGCTCAGCGTGCAGGAGCGCGAGCGTATGCAGCTGGCGCACGCGCTGCACGATGACCTGGGCCAGTACCTCACCGGCATCCGCGCCCAAGCCTTCTTACTGCAACGTTGCGATCACAGCGACTCACGCACGCTCACGCGTTTAAGCAGCCAGCTGCTGAGCAACTGTGATGGCCTGCAGCAAGGCTTCCGCCGTCTGGTGCGCGACCTGCACCCGGTGGTACTGGAGCGTCTGGGGCTGGAGCAGGCGCTGGCCCAACTGACCGAACAATGGCAACAGCAGCAGGGGGTCGAATGCCGCCTGGAGCTGGACGGCCAACTGCCCGGCCTGCGGCTGGAGGCCCGCGCCCATCTGTACCGCCTGCTGCAGGAAGCACTCAACAATGTGGCGCGGCATGCCCGCGCGCGCTGTGTGTGGGTGCGCCTGAGTCAAGAACAAGACTTGCTGCTGGTCAGCGTGCAGGACGATGGCAGCGGCATGGTCACGCCCGTGCAGTGGGGTATTGGCATGCATTCGATGCGCGAGCGCGCCCGCTGCCTGGGCTCGCCGTTGCAGGTTAACTCCGCAGCCGGGGAGGGCGTTGTGCTCGGGCTGCGTATTCCCTTGGGGGCAGTGGCATGA
- a CDS encoding response regulator — protein MNILLVDDHAVVRQGYTSLLAMLFSQAEIRGAVSGEDAIAAAQQQVPDLVILDVGLPGISGIETARRLLQRWPLLRILFFSMHDELPLVRQALATGALGFITKNASPEVLLDAVGRCLKGHRYIEQELATQLACAGTDERLDPRLRDVTQREFEIFVMLARGVAPRQIADNLCISSKTVSNNLTVLKQKLNVSSLTELVHLAIDTGVLRVQSA, from the coding sequence ATGAACATCTTGCTGGTGGACGATCACGCGGTAGTGCGCCAGGGCTACACCAGCCTGTTGGCGATGCTGTTCAGTCAGGCCGAGATTCGCGGCGCGGTGAGCGGTGAAGACGCCATCGCCGCCGCCCAGCAACAGGTGCCTGATCTGGTGATTCTCGATGTTGGCCTGCCGGGCATCAGCGGTATTGAAACCGCCCGGCGGTTGCTGCAGCGCTGGCCGCTGCTGCGTATTCTGTTCTTCAGCATGCACGATGAGCTCCCGCTGGTGCGTCAGGCACTGGCCACCGGCGCGCTGGGCTTCATCACCAAGAACGCCTCGCCTGAAGTGCTGCTGGATGCGGTCGGCCGTTGCCTCAAGGGGCACCGTTACATCGAGCAGGAGCTCGCCACCCAGCTGGCCTGCGCCGGCACTGACGAGCGCCTCGACCCGCGTCTGCGCGACGTCACCCAGCGTGAGTTCGAGATCTTCGTCATGCTCGCCCGCGGCGTGGCGCCCCGGCAGATCGCCGACAACCTGTGCATCAGCAGCAAGACCGTCTCAAACAACCTCACCGTACTCAAGCAGAAGCTCAACGTCAGCTCGCTGACCGAGCTGGTGCACCTGGCCATCGACACCGGCGTACTGCGGGTGCAGAGCGCCTGA
- the exaC gene encoding acetaldehyde dehydrogenase ExaC, giving the protein MIYAQPGAQGSVVSFKSRYGNFINGEFIAPLKGQYFTNLSPVTGGAVCEIPRSTAEDIELALDAAHCAKDGWGKMSVQARSNILLQIADRMEQNLEKLAVTETWDNGKAVRETLNADIPLAVDHFRYFAGCIRSQEGTAAEIDENTAAYHFHEPLGVVGQIIPWNFPLLMAAWKVAPALAAGNCIVLKPAEQTPLGILVLMELIGDLLPPGVLNVVNGYGREAGEALATSKRIAKIAFTGSTPVGRHIMKCAAENIIPSTVELGGKSPNIYFSDIMRAEESFVSKAVEGMVLAFFNQGEVCTCPSRALIQEDMYEDFIGMVVERTRSIKRGNPLDTETQVGAQASEQQFDKILSYMEIAREEGAEFLIGGGAERLEAELGNGYYIQPTLLKGHNKMRIFQEEIFGPVVSVTTFKDEAEALAIANDTEFGLGAGLWTRDINRAYRMGRAIQAGRVWTNCYHMYPAHAAFGGYKKSGVGRETHKMILDSYQQTKNLLISYDVNPLGFF; this is encoded by the coding sequence ATGATCTATGCACAACCGGGAGCCCAAGGCTCCGTCGTCTCCTTCAAGTCACGCTATGGCAACTTCATCAATGGCGAGTTTATTGCGCCGCTGAAGGGCCAGTACTTCACCAACCTGTCGCCGGTCACCGGTGGTGCGGTTTGCGAAATCCCGCGCTCCACCGCTGAAGATATCGAATTGGCTCTGGATGCCGCGCACTGCGCCAAAGATGGCTGGGGCAAGATGTCGGTCCAGGCGCGCAGCAACATCCTGCTGCAGATTGCCGACCGCATGGAACAGAACCTGGAAAAGCTCGCCGTCACCGAAACCTGGGACAACGGCAAGGCCGTACGCGAAACCCTGAATGCCGACATCCCGCTGGCGGTTGACCACTTCCGCTACTTTGCCGGCTGCATTCGCTCGCAAGAGGGCACCGCAGCCGAGATCGACGAAAACACCGCGGCCTACCACTTCCACGAGCCGCTGGGCGTGGTTGGCCAGATTATCCCCTGGAACTTCCCGCTGCTGATGGCCGCCTGGAAAGTCGCCCCGGCGCTGGCGGCCGGTAACTGCATCGTGCTCAAGCCCGCCGAGCAGACGCCGCTGGGTATTCTGGTACTGATGGAGCTGATCGGCGACCTGCTGCCGCCGGGCGTGCTCAACGTGGTCAACGGCTACGGCCGCGAAGCCGGCGAGGCCCTGGCCACCAGCAAGCGCATCGCCAAGATCGCCTTCACCGGCTCCACCCCGGTGGGCCGCCACATCATGAAATGCGCGGCAGAGAACATCATCCCCTCCACCGTTGAGCTGGGCGGCAAGTCGCCGAACATCTACTTCTCCGACATCATGCGAGCCGAAGAGTCCTTCGTCAGCAAGGCCGTCGAAGGCATGGTGCTGGCATTCTTCAACCAGGGCGAGGTGTGCACCTGCCCGTCCCGCGCGCTGATTCAGGAAGACATGTACGAAGATTTCATCGGCATGGTGGTCGAGCGTACCCGCAGCATCAAACGCGGCAACCCGCTCGATACCGAAACCCAGGTAGGCGCACAGGCCTCCGAGCAGCAGTTCGACAAGATTCTGTCGTACATGGAGATCGCCCGTGAAGAGGGTGCCGAGTTCCTGATTGGCGGCGGTGCCGAGCGTCTGGAAGCCGAGCTGGGTAACGGTTATTACATCCAGCCCACGCTGCTCAAGGGTCACAATAAGATGCGTATCTTCCAGGAAGAGATCTTCGGCCCGGTGGTCAGCGTCACCACCTTCAAGGACGAAGCCGAAGCCCTGGCGATTGCCAACGATACCGAGTTTGGCCTGGGCGCCGGCCTCTGGACCCGCGACATCAACCGCGCCTACCGCATGGGCCGCGCCATTCAGGCTGGCCGCGTCTGGACCAACTGTTACCACATGTACCCGGCACATGCCGCCTTTGGTGGTTACAAGAAATCTGGCGTGGGTCGTGAGACGCACAAGATGATTCTCGATAGCTACCAGCAGACCAAGAACCTGCTGATCAGCTACGACGTCAACCCGCTGGGTTTCTTCTGA
- a CDS encoding molecular chaperone DnaJ: protein MHQIKSNLYPCAHCAGVGTCRNGRNELSCAVCIKDHELKGIELAGLPCGVCGGIGQAEPRTERINKRMPALLGFMIVFLLMLGVFLSAVFKSPYFSEVLAFSGTLIGTVLGFYYSDRSKSA, encoded by the coding sequence ATGCATCAGATCAAGTCAAATCTCTATCCTTGTGCTCATTGTGCTGGCGTTGGTACCTGCAGAAATGGCAGAAACGAACTCTCATGCGCTGTTTGCATAAAAGATCATGAGTTGAAGGGTATAGAGCTAGCCGGGCTTCCCTGTGGGGTCTGCGGGGGTATAGGGCAGGCAGAACCAAGAACTGAACGTATTAATAAACGGATGCCCGCCCTATTAGGGTTTATGATCGTTTTCCTGCTGATGCTCGGGGTGTTTTTAAGTGCTGTTTTCAAAAGTCCATATTTTAGTGAAGTCCTTGCCTTTTCCGGAACGCTAATTGGGACAGTGCTGGGCTTCTATTATTCAGACCGTAGCAAGTCCGCCTGA
- the pqqA gene encoding pyrroloquinoline quinone precursor peptide PqqA — MWTKPSYTDLRIGFEVTMYFANR; from the coding sequence ATGTGGACTAAACCCAGCTACACCGACCTGCGCATTGGCTTTGAAGTCACCATGTACTTTGCCAACCGCTGA
- the pqqB gene encoding pyrroloquinoline quinone biosynthesis protein PqqB: protein MHVQILGSAAGGGFPQWNCNCRNCDGLRRGTLNAKARTQSSIALSDDGVNWILCNASPDIRTQLEQTPVLQPARAVRDTAIRAIVLMDSQIDHVTGLLTLREGCPHEVWCTDMVHEDLQTGFPLFPMLSHWNGGLQRRGIGLGEPFRIPACPALEFLPIPLRSAAPPYSPHRNDPHPGDNIGLLVRDTNTGGVLFYAPGLGQPDEGLLATMRDADCLLVDGTLWRDDEMAFAGVGDKLGSEMGHLQQSGPGGMIELLDAQPASRKVLIHINNTNPILDEDSAERAELVAHGIEVAHDGMQIVL from the coding sequence ATGCATGTACAGATACTTGGTTCAGCTGCTGGCGGTGGTTTTCCGCAGTGGAACTGTAACTGCCGCAACTGCGACGGCTTGCGCCGTGGCACGCTGAACGCGAAAGCGCGTACCCAATCTTCCATTGCCTTGTCGGATGACGGGGTGAACTGGATTCTCTGCAACGCTTCCCCTGACATTCGCACCCAGTTGGAGCAGACGCCTGTGCTGCAACCGGCGCGGGCGGTGCGTGATACGGCGATCCGGGCGATTGTGTTGATGGACAGCCAGATTGATCACGTGACCGGGCTGCTGACCCTGCGTGAGGGTTGCCCGCACGAGGTCTGGTGTACCGATATGGTCCATGAAGACCTGCAGACCGGCTTCCCGCTGTTCCCGATGCTGAGCCATTGGAACGGTGGTTTGCAGCGCCGCGGGATCGGGCTAGGCGAGCCGTTCCGTATTCCCGCTTGCCCGGCGCTGGAGTTTTTGCCGATTCCGCTGCGCAGCGCGGCGCCGCCGTATTCGCCGCACCGCAACGATCCGCACCCCGGCGACAACATCGGCCTGCTGGTGCGCGACACCAATACCGGCGGTGTGCTGTTTTATGCACCGGGCCTGGGCCAGCCGGATGAAGGCCTGCTGGCGACCATGCGTGATGCCGATTGTCTGCTGGTAGACGGCACCCTGTGGCGCGATGACGAGATGGCCTTTGCTGGCGTGGGCGACAAGCTCGGCAGCGAGATGGGCCACCTGCAGCAGAGTGGGCCGGGCGGGATGATCGAGCTGCTGGATGCGCAGCCGGCCAGCCGCAAGGTGCTCATTCATATCAACAACACCAATCCGATCCTGGACGAGGACTCCGCCGAGCGCGCCGAACTGGTAGCGCATGGCATCGAGGTCGCCCATGACGGTATGCAGATCGTTCTGTAA
- the pqqC gene encoding pyrroloquinoline-quinone synthase PqqC has product MQREPMSIAEFEQALRDKGRYYHIHHPFHVAMYDGSATREQIQGWVANRFYYQVCIPVKDAAILANCPDRDTRREWIQRIIDHDGEPGSEGGIEAWLRLGEAVGLDREVLLSQELVLPGVRFAVDAYVNFARRASWQEAASSSLTELFAPHIHQSRLDSWPQHYPWIDPTGYDYFRKRLKEARRDVEHGLRITLHHYTTWEAQQRMLEILQFKLDVLWSMLDAMTMAYELERPPYHTVTADKAWHRGIAL; this is encoded by the coding sequence ATGCAGCGCGAGCCGATGAGTATTGCCGAATTCGAGCAGGCCCTGCGCGACAAGGGCCGCTACTACCACATTCATCACCCGTTCCACGTTGCCATGTACGACGGCAGCGCAACCCGCGAGCAGATTCAGGGTTGGGTGGCGAACCGTTTCTACTATCAGGTCTGCATTCCGGTGAAGGACGCGGCGATTCTGGCTAACTGCCCGGACCGCGACACCCGCCGCGAGTGGATTCAGCGCATCATCGACCACGATGGCGAGCCGGGCAGCGAAGGTGGCATCGAGGCCTGGCTGCGCTTGGGCGAGGCCGTGGGGCTGGACCGCGAGGTGCTGCTGTCGCAGGAGCTGGTGCTGCCGGGCGTGCGCTTTGCGGTGGATGCCTACGTCAACTTCGCCCGCCGGGCGAGCTGGCAGGAGGCGGCCAGTTCGTCGCTGACCGAGCTGTTTGCCCCGCACATTCATCAGTCGCGGCTGGACAGCTGGCCGCAGCATTACCCGTGGATTGATCCGACCGGATACGACTACTTCCGCAAGCGTCTGAAAGAGGCCCGCCGCGACGTCGAGCACGGCCTGCGCATTACCCTGCATCACTACACCACCTGGGAGGCGCAGCAGCGCATGCTGGAGATTCTGCAGTTCAAACTGGACGTGCTCTGGAGCATGCTCGACGCCATGACCATGGCCTACGAGCTGGAGCGCCCGCCGTATCACACGGTCACGGCCGACAAGGCCTGGCACCGGGGGATCGCGCTATGA
- the pqqD gene encoding pyrroloquinoline quinone biosynthesis peptide chaperone PqqD: MSPVVRDNTPVLRPGFRLQWEPVQNSHVLLYPEGMVKLNESAAEVLLLVDGKRPVADIIDTLSERFPNVPGLDEDVLAFIEVAHAQHWLHIR; the protein is encoded by the coding sequence ATGAGCCCGGTGGTGCGTGATAACACGCCGGTGCTGCGCCCCGGCTTTCGTCTGCAATGGGAACCGGTGCAGAACAGTCACGTGCTGCTCTACCCGGAGGGCATGGTCAAGCTGAACGAAAGCGCCGCCGAAGTGCTGTTGCTGGTCGACGGCAAGCGGCCGGTGGCTGACATCATCGACACCCTGTCCGAACGTTTCCCCAATGTGCCTGGTCTGGACGAAGACGTTCTGGCCTTCATCGAGGTGGCCCATGCTCAACACTGGCTCCACATCCGCTGA